A genomic segment from Segniliparus rotundus DSM 44985 encodes:
- the pepN gene encoding aminopeptidase N, producing MAKANLTRTKAQERAALLETEHYLIELDLTGASETTFESKTTVAFRSKNPGAETFIELIAEEVRSATLNGAAVDVSAYSQDKGLVLSNLAEHNELVVDAVCRYSRSGQGLHRFVDPADNSVYLYTQFETADAKRMFACFDQPDLKAVFELKVKAPAEWEVVSNAELASVEEDGALRVFAPTKRLSTYLVALVAGPYAKWTDSYEDEHGTIPLGVYCRSSLAESMDVERVVEQTKQGFGFYHKHFGFPYPFGKYDQLFVPEFNAGAMENAGCVTFTEEYVFRSKVTQAAYERRCETILHEMAHMWFGDLVTMRWWDDLWLNESFATFASVLCQAEATEYADAWTTFASAEKAWAYRQDNLPSTHPIAADIPDVEAVEVNFDGITYAKGASVLKQLFAYVGREPFLAGLREYFQTHAYGNAEFKDLVASLEKSSGRDLSGWGGQWLKTTGINPIGPSFELDGEGRYASFAVEQGGAAPGAGETRTHRLAVGVYGDEDGRLVRAKRVELDVEGARAEVAELAGAPAGKLVLVNDDDLTYCSLRLDPRSLETLKTRIADIAEPLPRALAWSAAWEMTRDARMKARDFLVLVEQGVAAETDVGVQSRLLQQALVAVNSYADPQWAKDEGYARLAQLALRCAQGAPAGSDSQLAFVNALTSSVLGPDEARATRILISGSDPSSVGLPGLVVDTDLRWRLTISLAAAGEVDSDGTDSPIIDAAQANDKTSKGAQQAAQARAARPQPEVKAQTWERIMREDDLANTTLRALIAGFAFPGQQELLEDYTTRYFEEIPSVWEERTGEVGRTIAAGLYPSWSISDASVGLADEFLSRSDLSPGLRRLVLEGQDGVRRSLRASVFDAEA from the coding sequence GTGGCGAAGGCAAACCTCACCCGCACAAAGGCCCAGGAGCGCGCCGCGCTGCTGGAAACCGAGCACTACCTGATCGAACTGGACCTCACCGGCGCGAGCGAGACGACGTTCGAGTCGAAGACGACCGTGGCGTTCCGATCCAAAAACCCGGGAGCTGAGACGTTCATCGAGCTGATCGCGGAGGAAGTGCGCTCGGCCACGCTGAACGGCGCCGCCGTGGACGTGAGCGCCTACTCGCAGGACAAAGGCCTCGTCCTCTCGAACCTCGCCGAGCACAACGAACTCGTCGTGGACGCCGTCTGCCGGTACTCGCGCAGCGGCCAAGGCCTGCACCGCTTCGTCGACCCCGCCGACAACAGCGTCTACTTGTACACGCAGTTCGAGACCGCGGACGCGAAGCGCATGTTCGCCTGCTTCGACCAACCGGACCTCAAAGCAGTCTTCGAGCTCAAGGTCAAAGCCCCGGCCGAATGGGAAGTCGTCTCGAACGCCGAGCTGGCGAGTGTCGAAGAGGACGGCGCGCTGCGCGTTTTCGCGCCCACCAAGCGGCTTTCCACCTATCTCGTCGCGCTGGTCGCCGGGCCCTACGCGAAATGGACGGACAGCTACGAGGACGAGCACGGCACGATCCCGCTCGGCGTGTACTGCCGTTCCTCGCTCGCCGAGTCCATGGACGTCGAGCGGGTCGTCGAGCAGACCAAGCAAGGCTTCGGTTTCTACCACAAGCACTTCGGCTTCCCGTACCCGTTCGGCAAGTACGACCAGCTGTTCGTGCCGGAGTTCAACGCGGGCGCGATGGAGAACGCGGGCTGCGTCACCTTCACCGAGGAATACGTGTTCCGGTCCAAAGTGACCCAGGCGGCCTACGAGCGCCGCTGCGAGACGATCCTGCACGAGATGGCGCATATGTGGTTCGGCGACCTGGTGACCATGCGCTGGTGGGACGACCTGTGGCTCAACGAGTCTTTCGCGACCTTCGCCTCGGTGCTCTGCCAGGCGGAGGCGACGGAGTACGCGGACGCGTGGACCACTTTCGCCTCTGCCGAGAAGGCGTGGGCGTACCGCCAGGACAACCTGCCCTCCACGCACCCGATCGCCGCCGACATCCCGGATGTGGAGGCCGTGGAGGTGAACTTCGACGGCATCACCTACGCGAAAGGCGCGAGCGTGCTCAAACAGCTCTTCGCCTATGTCGGACGCGAGCCCTTCCTCGCGGGGCTGCGCGAGTACTTCCAAACCCACGCCTACGGCAACGCCGAGTTCAAAGACCTCGTCGCGTCTCTGGAGAAGTCGAGCGGACGCGACCTGTCCGGCTGGGGCGGGCAGTGGCTGAAGACCACCGGGATCAACCCCATCGGCCCTTCGTTCGAACTCGACGGAGAGGGGCGCTACGCCTCGTTCGCGGTCGAGCAGGGCGGCGCCGCCCCCGGCGCGGGCGAGACCCGCACGCACCGGCTCGCAGTCGGCGTCTACGGAGACGAGGACGGCCGGCTCGTGCGCGCCAAGCGGGTCGAACTCGACGTGGAAGGCGCGCGCGCCGAGGTCGCCGAACTCGCCGGAGCCCCCGCCGGAAAGCTCGTGCTGGTGAACGACGACGATCTCACCTACTGCTCCTTGCGCCTGGACCCCCGGTCGCTGGAGACGCTCAAAACGCGGATCGCCGACATCGCCGAACCGCTGCCCCGCGCCCTTGCCTGGTCCGCGGCGTGGGAAATGACGCGCGACGCCCGGATGAAAGCCCGTGACTTCCTGGTCCTCGTCGAGCAGGGCGTCGCGGCGGAGACCGATGTCGGCGTGCAGTCGAGGCTGCTGCAACAGGCGTTGGTCGCAGTCAACTCGTACGCCGATCCGCAGTGGGCGAAGGACGAGGGCTACGCGCGCCTGGCCCAGCTCGCGTTGCGCTGCGCGCAAGGCGCGCCCGCCGGCTCGGACAGCCAGCTCGCCTTCGTGAACGCGCTCACGAGCAGCGTGCTCGGACCCGACGAGGCCCGCGCGACGCGGATCCTCATCAGCGGCTCGGACCCGTCCAGCGTGGGACTTCCCGGTCTTGTCGTGGACACCGACCTGCGCTGGCGCCTGACGATCTCGCTCGCCGCCGCCGGAGAAGTGGACTCCGATGGGACCGACTCCCCCATCATCGACGCGGCACAAGCGAACGACAAGACCTCGAAGGGCGCGCAACAAGCGGCACAAGCCCGAGCCGCCCGACCGCAGCCCGAAGTGAAGGCGCAGACGTGGGAGCGCATCATGCGCGAAGACGACCTCGCGAACACGACGTTGCGCGCGCTGATCGCCGGATTCGCCTTCCCCGGCCAGCAGGAGCTGTTGGAGGACTACACCACCCGGTACTTCGAGGAAATCCCGTCCGTGTGGGAGGAGCGCACCGGCGAAGTCGGCCGGACCATCGCAGCGGGGCTGTACCCGTCCTGGTCGATCAGCGACGCGTCAGTCGGCCTCGCCGACGAGTTCCTGAGCAGGTCGGATCTCTCACCAGGTCTGCGCAGGCTTGTCCTGGAAGGCCAGGACGGGGTGCGCCGGTCGCTTCGGGCGAGCGTATTCGACGCCGAGGCATAG
- a CDS encoding type VII secretion target has protein sequence MGDGALTVVPQDLRDAAALLSSFSPTLKELAQQLEAASESAPDVGNVAAAAQYQHGDWACAQTRFEDLRATAEKQHDETANKLNESAEHYESNDTTNAQNLTLHPREGGR, from the coding sequence ATGGGTGACGGGGCCCTCACCGTCGTGCCGCAAGATCTGCGTGACGCGGCGGCGCTGCTCAGTTCGTTCAGCCCGACGCTCAAAGAACTCGCGCAGCAGCTCGAAGCAGCGTCGGAAAGCGCCCCAGACGTCGGCAACGTCGCCGCGGCGGCGCAATACCAACATGGCGACTGGGCGTGCGCGCAAACCAGGTTCGAGGATCTGCGCGCGACCGCGGAAAAGCAGCACGACGAGACAGCGAACAAACTCAACGAATCCGCAGAGCACTACGAGAGCAACGACACCACGAACGCCCAGAACCTGACCTTGCATCCCCGCGAGGGCGGGCGATGA
- a CDS encoding sulfatase-like hydrolase/transferase yields MAEINRRDLLIGGAAVSAAAAGLGTFELMRAPGADTAKPNILVLVCDQLRAPQWFPEQHDLDALLPNMAKLRAAGVSFESHYSASNMCTPSRGVMTTGLYSHQTGCLYTFGGPKQQPLGDSAGHALTDESTLSPKFPTWGSMLREQGYRTWWWGKWHLGAKADARPGALEEHGFSGGTCPSPNGAPHQGLDTDGAIVDQFAGWFEAEAGKGPWCTTVSLVNPHDICYWPKWQEPAGVPRRFTAPAPNFETPDDLVAHGKPALQRDYQQFMHTMLGPIPARGEEADQAWARQLDVYLWLQQQVDSQIGRVLDTLASRPAIERDTIVVFTADHGEYGGSHGLGGKGAAAYDEAIRVPLCIRDPSGRLVPERGGTRGHLTSSVDLAPLVLTLGAGGSQWRGDPRYAHLRDRADIAAIARDPAARGRPWIAHVTDDLNIEEFGAVLPTAAPGHIMAVRTRAAKLAVYSRWRTGTMDIDPQAPNEREYYDYATDEGRQEIVNQAGQNSPGEEALHALLIGEVIPEVHARLPGRLAAAREEGLADLLAMQTARKQLAQKALGGAIR; encoded by the coding sequence ATGGCTGAGATCAACCGCCGCGACCTTTTGATCGGCGGCGCCGCCGTCAGCGCCGCCGCTGCCGGGCTCGGGACGTTCGAGCTGATGCGAGCGCCCGGAGCCGACACGGCCAAACCGAACATCCTCGTCCTGGTCTGCGACCAGCTGCGCGCACCGCAGTGGTTCCCCGAGCAGCACGACCTCGACGCGCTCCTGCCGAACATGGCGAAGCTGCGCGCGGCCGGAGTCTCATTCGAGTCGCATTACAGCGCATCCAACATGTGCACCCCCTCGCGAGGGGTGATGACCACCGGGCTGTATTCGCACCAGACTGGTTGCCTCTACACCTTCGGCGGACCGAAACAGCAGCCGCTCGGCGACAGCGCGGGGCATGCGCTGACCGACGAGTCCACGCTCTCGCCGAAATTCCCGACTTGGGGCTCCATGCTCCGCGAACAGGGCTATCGGACCTGGTGGTGGGGGAAATGGCATCTCGGAGCCAAAGCCGACGCGAGACCCGGAGCCTTGGAGGAACATGGTTTTTCCGGCGGCACGTGTCCTTCCCCGAACGGAGCGCCGCACCAAGGCCTCGACACCGACGGCGCGATCGTCGACCAATTCGCCGGATGGTTCGAAGCCGAAGCGGGCAAAGGACCCTGGTGCACCACTGTTTCGCTGGTCAACCCGCACGATATCTGCTACTGGCCCAAATGGCAGGAGCCAGCGGGGGTGCCGCGGCGCTTCACCGCTCCGGCGCCGAACTTCGAGACCCCCGACGACCTCGTCGCCCACGGCAAACCTGCCCTGCAACGCGACTACCAGCAGTTCATGCACACCATGCTGGGCCCGATCCCCGCTCGCGGCGAGGAGGCCGACCAGGCGTGGGCCCGGCAGCTGGACGTGTATCTTTGGCTGCAACAGCAGGTGGACTCCCAGATCGGGCGGGTGCTCGACACACTGGCAAGCCGCCCCGCCATCGAACGCGACACCATCGTCGTCTTCACCGCCGACCACGGCGAATACGGCGGTTCGCACGGCCTTGGCGGCAAAGGAGCGGCGGCGTACGACGAGGCGATCCGCGTCCCGCTCTGCATCCGCGACCCCAGCGGACGCCTCGTCCCAGAGCGGGGCGGCACACGCGGCCACCTCACGAGCAGCGTCGACCTCGCTCCGCTCGTGCTCACCCTTGGCGCGGGCGGGAGCCAATGGCGCGGCGACCCACGCTACGCGCATCTGCGAGACAGGGCGGACATCGCCGCCATAGCCCGCGATCCCGCCGCACGAGGACGGCCGTGGATCGCGCACGTCACCGACGACCTGAACATCGAAGAATTCGGCGCCGTTCTGCCCACCGCCGCCCCCGGGCACATCATGGCGGTGCGCACCCGCGCGGCAAAACTGGCCGTGTACTCGCGCTGGCGGACCGGCACGATGGACATCGACCCCCAAGCTCCGAACGAGCGCGAGTACTACGACTACGCCACCGATGAGGGCAGACAGGAGATCGTCAACCAAGCTGGCCAGAACAGTCCCGGCGAGGAAGCGCTGCACGCCCTGCTGATCGGAGAAGTCATCCCCGAAGTCCACGCCCGGCTGCCTGGACGGCTCGCCGCGGCCCGCGAGGAAGGCCTTGCCGACTTGCTCGCCATGCAAACCGCCCGCAAACAGCTGGCCCAAAAAGCTCTCGGCGGCGCTATCAGGTAG